In Halopelagius inordinatus, a single genomic region encodes these proteins:
- a CDS encoding ABC transporter permease: MSSVDMTGFVSLLRREILRFVRRPRNTFVPPFITNVLYFSVFGVILGERINEIAGVPYILFILPGLIVLGAISNAFENASFSIFHGRWNRYIEEALTSPLSYSAMVWAYILSSALRGVIVGTLVALIGAFFTTVGVTHPFYLVAFMLVITLLFASLGVLGGLWAEDFDDLTMLNQFILRPLVFFGGVFYSIAELPQTLQQVSLVNPMVYMVNGVRYGFLGVSEVDPNASLAVLVVLTAVVTALNIALFRRGYGLTD; this comes from the coding sequence ATGTCGAGCGTCGATATGACCGGGTTCGTCTCCCTCCTGCGCCGCGAAATCCTCCGGTTCGTCCGCCGCCCCCGAAACACGTTCGTCCCGCCGTTCATCACGAACGTGCTGTACTTCTCGGTCTTCGGCGTCATCCTCGGCGAGCGAATCAACGAAATCGCGGGCGTCCCCTACATCCTGTTTATCCTGCCGGGTCTCATCGTCCTCGGAGCCATCTCGAACGCCTTCGAGAACGCCTCCTTTTCCATCTTCCACGGCCGGTGGAATCGGTACATAGAGGAAGCGCTCACCTCGCCGCTCTCGTACTCCGCTATGGTGTGGGCGTACATCCTCTCGTCTGCGCTCCGTGGCGTCATCGTCGGCACCCTCGTCGCTCTCATCGGCGCGTTCTTCACGACGGTGGGCGTCACCCATCCGTTCTATCTGGTCGCGTTCATGCTCGTCATCACCCTGCTTTTCGCGAGTCTCGGCGTTCTCGGCGGCCTGTGGGCCGAGGACTTCGACGACCTGACGATGCTGAACCAGTTTATCCTCAGACCGCTGGTGTTCTTCGGCGGCGTCTTCTACTCCATCGCGGAGTTACCGCAGACGCTCCAACAGGTGTCGCTCGTGAATCCGATGGTCTACATGGTCAACGGCGTCAGATACGGTTTCCTCGGCGTCAGCGAGGTAGACCCGAACGCGTCGCTCGCCGTCCTCGTCGTCCTCACCGCCGTCGTCACCGCACTCAACATCGCACTGTTCCGTCGCGGGTACGGACTGACTGACTGA
- a CDS encoding ABC transporter ATP-binding protein — translation MPPAIEIRDLEKSYGDVHALAGVNLDVPEGSFFGLLGPNGAGKTTFINILVGLVRKSGGSARVFGHDVEDDYREARDRIGLAPQEFNVDRFFPIREVLATKAGYHGVPRDVARERADEVLKRVGIYDKRDTRFDWLSGGMKRRFMLARALITEPDLLILDEPTAGVDVQLRHDLWETIVDLNDHGTTILLTTHYIEEAERLCDEVAILDSGRIVDVASPDELMDRGTDRIAVSLRDPPSSVPDLSALDGQYEAAELTEAGLAVTAQQGGLVAPDLVRALDRAGHEIVDLEITRTSLEEVFVEMTRQDDREEMEVSN, via the coding sequence GTGCCTCCTGCGATAGAGATACGCGATTTAGAGAAGTCGTACGGCGACGTCCACGCTCTCGCGGGCGTGAACCTCGACGTTCCCGAGGGCTCTTTCTTCGGCTTACTGGGACCGAACGGCGCGGGGAAGACGACGTTCATCAACATCCTCGTCGGACTGGTCCGGAAGTCCGGCGGGTCCGCGCGCGTCTTCGGACACGACGTAGAGGACGACTACCGCGAGGCGCGAGACAGAATCGGACTCGCGCCGCAGGAGTTCAACGTCGACCGCTTCTTCCCGATTCGAGAGGTGTTGGCGACGAAAGCAGGCTACCACGGCGTCCCTCGGGACGTGGCCCGCGAACGCGCCGACGAGGTGCTCAAACGCGTCGGCATCTACGACAAACGCGACACGCGGTTCGATTGGCTCTCGGGCGGGATGAAGCGCCGATTCATGCTCGCGCGCGCCCTCATCACCGAACCGGACCTGCTCATCCTCGACGAACCGACGGCGGGCGTGGACGTGCAACTCCGACACGACCTCTGGGAGACCATCGTCGACCTCAACGACCACGGGACGACCATCCTCCTGACGACACACTACATAGAGGAGGCCGAACGCCTCTGTGACGAGGTGGCTATCTTGGACTCCGGTCGAATCGTGGACGTGGCGAGTCCGGACGAACTCATGGACCGCGGCACCGACCGCATCGCCGTCTCGCTTCGCGACCCGCCGTCTTCGGTGCCGGACCTCTCGGCTCTCGACGGGCAGTACGAGGCCGCGGAACTCACGGAGGCGGGTCTGGCCGTCACGGCCCAGCAGGGAGGATTAGTCGCCCCGGACCTCGTTCGCGCCCTCGACAGGGCGGGCCACGAGATAGTGGACCTCGAAATCACGCGCACCTCCCTCGAAGAGGTGTTCGTCGAGATGACGAGACAGGACGACAGAGAGGAGATGGAGGTGTCGAACTGA
- the aceA gene encoding isocitrate lyase, producing MGAEETFTRDVDNPAGREFRRLLDEQNFTFAPGIYHALDARLAELAGLDAAYMSGYSTVLGQFGFPDLEMVTMTEMVENAKRMVEATNLPVVADCDTGYGGIHNVRRAVREYEKAGVAAIHIEDQTTPKRCGHIAGKQIVSRDKARARFEAAVDAKQSEDTVIIARTDAYGSANGDWEEHLERGRIYADAGVDLVWPEMPDPSREDATEYAETIHETHPDLSLAFNYSSSFAWSEEDDPLTFEELGDLGYDYIFITLYGLHSGAHAVYEDLSNIAESDEQAQFDLEDRYIGHPTESHHELSFVQDYQETEMRFDREAQERIENSEGFSEEESSPIESDD from the coding sequence ATGGGCGCAGAGGAGACGTTCACCCGCGACGTCGACAACCCCGCCGGACGGGAGTTCCGCCGCCTTCTGGACGAGCAGAACTTCACCTTCGCGCCGGGCATCTACCACGCTCTGGACGCCCGCCTCGCGGAACTGGCCGGACTCGACGCGGCGTACATGAGCGGCTATTCGACCGTCCTCGGTCAGTTCGGCTTCCCCGACCTGGAGATGGTCACGATGACCGAGATGGTCGAGAACGCAAAGCGGATGGTCGAGGCGACGAACCTGCCCGTCGTCGCCGACTGCGACACGGGCTACGGCGGCATCCACAACGTCCGCCGCGCCGTCCGCGAGTACGAGAAGGCCGGTGTCGCCGCCATCCACATCGAAGACCAGACGACGCCGAAGCGGTGCGGCCACATCGCGGGCAAGCAGATAGTCTCTCGCGACAAGGCCCGCGCCCGGTTCGAGGCGGCCGTGGACGCAAAGCAGTCCGAGGACACGGTCATCATCGCGCGGACCGACGCGTACGGCTCTGCCAACGGCGACTGGGAGGAACACCTCGAACGCGGCCGCATCTACGCCGACGCCGGGGTCGACTTGGTCTGGCCGGAGATGCCGGACCCCTCCCGAGAGGACGCGACGGAGTACGCCGAAACCATCCACGAGACGCATCCGGACCTCTCGCTCGCGTTCAACTACTCGTCGTCGTTCGCGTGGTCCGAAGAGGACGACCCGCTGACGTTCGAGGAACTCGGTGATCTGGGCTACGACTACATCTTCATCACCCTCTACGGCCTCCACTCGGGCGCACACGCCGTCTACGAGGACCTCAGCAACATCGCCGAATCCGACGAACAGGCGCAGTTCGACCTCGAAGACCGCTACATCGGCCACCCGACGGAGTCCCACCACGAACTCTCGTTCGTCCAAGACTACCAAGAGACGGAGATGCGGTTCGACAGAGAGGCCCAAGAGCGCATCGAGAACTCCGAGGGCTTCTCCGAGGAGGAGTCCTCGCCGATAGAGAGCGACGACTGA
- a CDS encoding tRNA pseudouridine(54/55) synthase Pus10, whose translation MSILEDARALAESGPVCDSCLGRVFADRSFGLTNAERGRSLRVAAALDDDEAFEATDADDCWVCEGEIARFDEWAERCADAVEGVEFDTYQVGTRAPPLVEENEVLLREGAGLPEDAGELFKSEFNREVGKRFGRLTETDVDFGRPDVMFLLDIEDDSVEVDVHSAFVYGRYRKLERDIPQTEWPCNRCDGSGYVGKQTCDKCGGSGYLYEESVEGLTAPVVRDVMDGTGAKFHGAGREDVDALMLGTGRPFVIEIVEPRRRDVDTDRLEGDINAFADGKVEVEGLHLADYEMVERVKKLDASKRYRAAVEFDADVTEAELDAALDELEGATIEQYTPHRVDHRRANLTRTRDVYEATGELDDARHATVEVHGAGGLYIKELVSGDEGRTEPSLAGLLDVGAEVTALDVVAVEGVEEPFEDDDYFRE comes from the coding sequence ATGAGCATCCTCGAGGACGCCCGAGCGTTGGCGGAGAGCGGCCCCGTCTGCGACTCCTGTCTGGGTCGCGTCTTCGCCGACCGGAGTTTCGGACTGACGAACGCAGAGCGAGGGCGGAGCCTCCGCGTCGCCGCCGCACTCGACGACGACGAGGCGTTCGAGGCGACGGACGCCGACGACTGTTGGGTCTGCGAAGGCGAAATCGCCCGCTTCGACGAGTGGGCCGAACGCTGCGCCGACGCCGTCGAAGGCGTGGAGTTCGACACCTACCAGGTCGGAACCCGCGCGCCGCCTCTCGTCGAGGAGAACGAGGTTCTCCTCCGCGAGGGGGCCGGACTCCCCGAGGACGCCGGAGAGCTGTTCAAATCGGAGTTCAACCGCGAAGTCGGAAAGCGGTTCGGTCGGCTGACCGAGACGGACGTCGACTTCGGGAGACCGGACGTGATGTTCCTCCTCGACATCGAGGACGACAGCGTCGAGGTGGACGTTCACTCGGCGTTCGTCTACGGGCGCTACCGGAAACTCGAACGCGACATCCCCCAGACCGAGTGGCCCTGCAACAGGTGCGACGGGTCGGGCTACGTCGGCAAACAGACCTGCGACAAATGCGGCGGGTCGGGCTACCTCTACGAGGAGAGCGTCGAGGGACTCACCGCGCCCGTCGTCCGCGACGTGATGGACGGCACGGGCGCGAAGTTCCACGGCGCGGGCCGCGAAGACGTCGACGCGTTGATGCTCGGGACGGGTCGCCCGTTCGTCATCGAGATAGTCGAACCGCGCCGCCGGGACGTGGATACCGACCGACTGGAGGGCGACATCAACGCCTTCGCCGACGGGAAAGTCGAAGTCGAGGGCCTCCACCTCGCGGACTACGAGATGGTCGAACGCGTGAAGAAACTCGACGCGAGCAAGCGGTACCGCGCCGCGGTGGAGTTCGACGCCGACGTGACCGAGGCGGAACTCGACGCCGCACTCGACGAACTCGAAGGCGCGACGATAGAGCAGTACACGCCCCACCGGGTCGACCACCGACGGGCGAATCTCACGCGTACTCGCGACGTGTACGAGGCGACGGGCGAACTCGACGACGCGCGCCACGCCACCGTCGAGGTTCACGGCGCGGGCGGACTGTACATCAAGGAACTCGTCTCCGGCGACGAGGGGCGGACGGAACCGAGTCTGGCCGGGTTGCTCGACGTCGGCGCGGAGGTGACTGCCCTCGACGTCGTCGCCGTCGAAGGCGTCGAGGAACCGTTCGAGGACGACGACTACTTCCGCGAGTAA
- a CDS encoding histidine kinase N-terminal 7TM domain-containing protein, producing MLSVTLLPPVLLVTVAVGTTAAFLAWRERPEPGVVPLVAMLAGQCWWSACLIFQVQATTLESKVFWVNLSWIGVVVIPVAWLLFALQYTGRDQYVRPRYVALLSLIPVATVVIALTSQSHDLLYTESTLVLQNGNLRLVQGVGSWFWVITGYTYLLGLFGSVPLLGLVRSDSLPFRGQSIALLVGTLAPWASNALFLVGIVPLKGLDPTPISFAVSGVAYLGALTRFRLLGTNPSPNRRARRLVFQRMQEAAIVVDSHDYVVDVNESAAETLGVTPREILGSPAQTFVPGYDDLPEDGSASSQITLDGTNRESRYDATVTQINDFRGRVIGRVITLHDISEHIRQQQRLEVLNRVLRHNIRTETNLIAGYADLMEGDDNDPRATTVKEHAANIAEMGEKAREISNIFERGREPTEGTLLSALLRESVAAVREAHPDAVIECEPIPEGVYVATVLDPVFSNLVENAAEHNPGDHPHVRVTVETNDDWVRVAVADDGPGIDEYERSVLERGAESPLMHGSGLGLWLVTWATGIAGGRVSFETNDPTGSVVSVRVPRLSPSDRTTGETPPS from the coding sequence GTGCTCTCAGTCACACTCCTTCCGCCGGTGTTGCTGGTGACAGTCGCCGTCGGGACGACGGCGGCGTTTCTCGCCTGGCGTGAACGCCCGGAACCGGGCGTCGTCCCTCTGGTGGCGATGCTGGCGGGCCAGTGTTGGTGGTCTGCGTGTCTGATATTCCAAGTGCAGGCGACGACGCTCGAATCGAAGGTGTTCTGGGTGAACCTCTCGTGGATCGGCGTCGTCGTCATCCCCGTCGCGTGGTTGCTGTTCGCCCTGCAGTACACGGGACGCGACCAGTACGTCCGCCCGCGGTACGTGGCGCTTCTCTCTTTGATTCCGGTCGCCACCGTCGTCATCGCGCTGACGAGTCAGTCCCACGACCTGTTGTACACGGAGTCGACGCTCGTCCTCCAGAACGGAAATCTACGGCTCGTTCAGGGCGTCGGTTCGTGGTTCTGGGTCATCACGGGGTACACCTATCTGCTCGGTCTGTTCGGGTCGGTTCCGCTGTTGGGCCTCGTCCGGAGCGACTCGCTCCCGTTCCGCGGCCAGAGCATCGCCCTCCTCGTCGGCACCTTGGCGCCGTGGGCGAGCAACGCCCTGTTTCTCGTCGGCATCGTCCCCCTCAAGGGGCTCGACCCGACGCCTATCTCGTTCGCCGTCTCCGGCGTCGCCTACCTCGGCGCTCTCACGCGGTTTCGGCTCCTCGGGACGAACCCCTCTCCGAACCGGCGGGCGCGCCGCCTCGTGTTTCAACGGATGCAGGAAGCCGCCATCGTGGTCGATAGCCACGACTACGTCGTGGACGTAAACGAGAGCGCCGCCGAAACGCTCGGCGTGACGCCGCGCGAGATTCTCGGGTCGCCGGCGCAGACGTTCGTACCGGGGTACGACGACCTCCCGGAGGACGGGTCGGCGTCGAGTCAGATCACCCTCGACGGGACGAACAGGGAGTCGCGGTACGACGCCACGGTGACTCAGATCAACGACTTCCGCGGTCGGGTCATCGGCCGGGTCATCACGCTCCACGACATCAGCGAACACATCCGACAACAGCAGCGTCTCGAAGTGCTGAACCGGGTCCTCAGACACAACATCCGCACGGAGACGAACCTCATCGCCGGGTACGCGGACCTCATGGAGGGAGACGACAACGACCCCCGCGCCACGACGGTCAAAGAACACGCGGCCAACATCGCCGAGATGGGCGAGAAGGCGCGGGAGATTTCGAACATCTTCGAACGGGGGCGCGAACCGACCGAGGGGACGTTGCTGTCGGCTCTCCTCCGCGAGAGCGTAGCGGCCGTCAGGGAGGCGCACCCCGACGCCGTTATCGAGTGTGAGCCGATTCCCGAAGGCGTCTACGTCGCCACCGTCCTCGACCCCGTCTTCTCGAATCTCGTCGAGAACGCCGCCGAACACAACCCCGGCGACCACCCGCACGTCCGGGTCACGGTCGAGACGAACGACGATTGGGTTCGCGTCGCAGTCGCGGACGACGGCCCCGGAATCGACGAGTACGAGCGTTCGGTGTTAGAACGGGGCGCGGAGTCCCCGTTGATGCACGGGAGCGGACTCGGTCTCTGGTTGGTCACGTGGGCGACCGGTATCGCGGGCGGACGGGTGTCGTTCGAGACGAACGACCCCACGGGGTCGGTGGTCTCCGTCCGCGTGCCCAGACTCTCCCCGTCGGACCGGACCACCGGCGAGACGCCGCCCTCCTGA